The Littorina saxatilis isolate snail1 linkage group LG15, US_GU_Lsax_2.0, whole genome shotgun sequence genome contains a region encoding:
- the LOC138948906 gene encoding gamma-aminobutyric acid type B receptor subunit 1-like translates to MLLLPTLLLTLTLNFGAMGMKDIPLTLGGIFPMSGSWAGGVACKPAINMALDMVNNQTDILPQYRLTMKSNDSECMPGLGTKVLYQLLYERPTKIMVLTGCSSVSTFVAQAANMWNLIVLAYGASSPALSNRERFPMFFRTHPSATLHNPTRIKIFQLFKWNKIATIQETQETFTSTIEDLEKRVKEAGIDIAVRQSFLTDPTNAVRNLKRQDARIIVGVFYEDMARRVFCQAYKEKLYGKKYVWLIIGWYPDNWYKVHDDRHNCTAEQLEEALEGHLTTEAVILHQEPTMTDVGMTSAEFTERLNLELKTTDPSLITGYPEAPLAYDAVWALAFALNKTAIRLAEKGMKLEDFDYYNEEIAQEIYSAMNSTKFLGISGNVAFSSQGDRIAWTQIEQMRNGTYSKLGYYDYVADNLTWFGTDKWIGGKPPPDHTRVIDHLRVVSQMLYFAMCALAVIGIIAGVACLIFNYRNRQRRCVALSQPNINGLTVVGCMLCLSCIFLIGLDGKFVTPTVYPFVCQVRAWVLSVGFTLSYGSMFSKIWTVHQMTTARKKDHKGVQIWELYTVLGVLLLLDVAVLVAWQILDPLKRDLETFAMEEPTDTDEDIQLRPQLEHCISDNLSVWLGVLFGYKGILLIFGIFLAYETRSVKLKQVNDSRFVGMSIYNVVVLCVITAPISLIIGNQQDATFAFVSLAIVLCSFLSMGLIFVPKMMELAKHPQRDNQEIRGLTDSLVSREEEERHQRMVNENEQLKRQIADMEDRVKELNKRMQVKVQQQRNSTGNADTDNCNTDNTIADLSTNTTRAAVTFADQKTVLLKQDGAVVHQATRFQLDDGVVVAPDNNSDSGLASWSMTRSPKASASDSEPFC, encoded by the exons ATGCTGCTGCTTCCTACACTTTTActaaccttgaccttgaacttcGGGGCAATGGGAATGAAGGACATTCCGCTAACCTTGGGCGGTATTTTCCCCATGTCCGGCAGCTGGGCGGGAGGGGTTGCGTGCAAGCCGGCCATCAACATGGCTCTGGACATGGTCAACAACCAGACGGACATCTTGCCGCAGTACAGGCTCACCATGAAGTCCAATGACAGCGAG TGCATGCCAGGCTTGGGAACCAAAGTGCTGTACCAGCTGCTTTACGAACGACCCACAAAGATCATGGTGCTGACAGGCTGTTCAAGTGTCTCCACCTTCGTCGCTCAGGCTGCAAACATGTGGAACTTGATCGTG CTTGCCTATGGTGCCAGCTCCCCTGCTCTGTCAAACAGAGAACGCTTCCCGATGTTTTTTCGCACTCACCCTTCCGCAACGCTGCACAACCCTACACGCATCAAGATCTTTCAGCTCTTCAAGTGGAACAAAATAGCCACTATACAGGAGACGCAGGAAACTTTCACTTCC ACTATTGAAGATCTGGAGAAGAGAGTAAAGGAGGCAGGCATAGACATTGCCGTTCGACAGAGTTTCTTGACTGATCCTACCAACGCTGTCAGGAACCTGAAG AGGCAGGATGCCAGGATCATTGTCGGAGTGTTCTATGAAGACATGGCTAGAAGAGTGTTTTGCCAG GCCTACAAGGAGAAATTGTATGGAAAGAAGTATGTGTGGCTGATCATTGGCTGGTACCCTGACAACTGGTACAAAGTGCATGACGACAGACACAACTGTACAGCAGAACAGCTGGAAGAGGCGCTAGAAGGTCACCTGACAACAGAAGCGGTTATTCTGCACCAGGAACCAACCATGACTGATGTGGGAATG ACGTCAGCTGAATTCACAGAACGACTGAACCTTGAATTGAAGACAACAGACCCCAGCCTCATCACAGGCTACCCAGAGGCTCCGCTCGCCTACGATGCTGTCTGGGCCCTGGCCTTCGCACTCAACAAAACTGCTATACG CTTGGCAGAGAAAGGCATGAAGCTGGAAGACTTTGACTACTACAATGAGGAAATAGCCCAGGAAATCTACTCTGCCATGAACTCAACCAAATTCCTGGGTATTTCT GGAAATGTGGCATTTTCCTCTCAGGGTGACAGAATTGCATGGACCCAGATTGAGCAAATGAGAA ATGGAACTTACTCCAAGCTGGGATATTATGACTATGTCGCTGATAACCTCACCTGGTTTGGAACAGACAAGTGGATTG GGGGAAAACCGCCTCCAGACCACACCCGAGTAATCGACCATTTGAGAGTGGTGTCACAGATGCTGTATTTTGCCATGTGCGCTTTGGCTGTCATCGGAATTATCGCTGGCGTTGCTTGTCTCATCTTCAACTACCGCAATCGTCAGCGAAG ATGTGTGGCTCTCTCCCAGCCCAACATAAATGGGTTGACGGTGGTTGGCTGCATGTTGTGTCTCTCCTGCATTTTCCTCATCGGTCTGGACGGAAAGTTTGTCACACCTACTGTCTATCCCTTCGTCTGCCAG GTGCGAGCATGGGTGCTGTCGGTGGGGTTCACACTGAGTTACGGCAGCATGTTCTCCAAGATCTGGACAGTGCATCAGATGACCACTGCCAGAAAGAAGGATCACAAG GGTGTTCAGATCTGGGAGCTGTACACTGTGCTGGGGGTGCTGTTGCTGTTGGACGTGGCTGTGCTGGTGGCCTGGCAGATCCTGGACCCACTGAAGCGCGACCTGGAGACCTTCGCCATGGAAGAGCCCACGGATACGGATGAGGACATTCAGCTCAGACCACAGCTGGAGCACTGCATCTCCGACAACCTGTCTGTGTGGCTGG GTGTGCTGTTTGGTTACAAAGGAATCCTTCTGATCTTTGGTATCTTCTTGGCCTATGAGACCCGCAGTGTTAAGCTGAAACAAGTCAATGACTCCAGATTTGTGGGCATGAGCATCTACAATGTGGTG GTTCTGTGCGTGATCACAGCCCCTATCAGTCTGATCATTGGGAACCAACAGGACGCTACCTTCGCTTTCGTCTCCCTGGCCATCGTTCTCTGCAGTTTCCTCTCCATGGGACTTATCTTTGTGCCGAAG ATGATGGAGCTGGCCAAACACCCGCAGCGTGATAATCAGGAGATCCGTGGACTGACCGACTCCCTGGTCAGCCGTGAGGAAGAGGAGAGACACCAGCGAATGGTCAATGAAAATGAGCAACTCAAGCGACAGATTGCTGAT ATGGAGGACCGCGTAAAGGAGCTGAACAAACGCATGCAGGTAAAGGTGCAGCAGCAGAGGAACTCCACCGGCAACGCAGACACCGACAACTGTAACACTGACAACACCATCGCCGACCTTTCAACCAACACCACCAGGGCGGCCGTCACTTTTGCCGACCAGAAGACAGTTTTGTTGAAGCAAGATGGCGCTGTCGTCCATCAGGCCACTCGCTTTCAGCTGGACGACGGAGTGGTGGTTGCTCCTGACAACAACTCTGATTCCGGTTTGGCCAGCTGGTCCATGACCAGAAGCCCCAAAGCCTCGGCTTCTGACTCGGAGCCTTTCTGCTaa